The following are encoded together in the Vigna angularis cultivar LongXiaoDou No.4 chromosome 9, ASM1680809v1, whole genome shotgun sequence genome:
- the LOC108318694 gene encoding asparagine--tRNA ligase, cytoplasmic 2 isoform X2, with protein MPTTTNQQTSPAPLHLESSHDVPPLQYSNRVQIKTLLDRSNSVVGQRVTVGGWIKSAKEVEKAVVSSSSSSMASNVAVKNYKGKDVSCVEILQSKIPLIRSILDVFGGSGYVQRKKRESVVTEPNHATLLPPKASIVYLLLTDGSCVQSLQVVVDSSLASPSRVMATGTCLLVEGQLERTSEGKHDIELKAEKILHIGTVDFDKYPLSKKRIPLDTLRDYSHFRPRTTTVATLMRIRSALSFATHTFFKKHEFIDVQVPTITTTDSEGFSNMFKVTTLDQNQKAEKKEKLETIYENEGVSLEHVKAAVKEKSNIVAHLQRTESNREALAAAVQDLKKTNDLASQLEAREKRKLGTSFKDDKVDSSNDFFPFQTYLTVSGRLHLESYACALGNVYSFGPRFLVDRTDSAKLAAEMWMVEVEMAFSELKDSMNCASDFFKYLCNWVLENCSQEMEFVRKRIDTTCSNRLKQIITGSPKKLTYHEAIEALRKTEDKKYETNFESGFVLTSEHISSLAEDIFKNPIIIYNYPKEAKPFYVRQNDDGTVAAFDLIVPKLGTVISGSQNEERLNMISSRIDELGLEREKYEWYLDLRRNGTVINSGFTLRFDLMVLFATGLANVRDVIPFPRSYGKANN; from the exons AtgccaacaacaacaaaccaaCAAACTTCTCCAGCTCCTCTTCATCTCGAATCGTCGCATGATGTCCCACCGTTACAATATTCGAATCGTGTCCAAATCAAGACTTTGCTGGATCGATCAAATAGTGTGGTGGGACAACGGGTAACTGTTGGTGGATGGATAAAATCTGCCAAGGAAGTTGAGAAAGCGGTTGTGTCATCTTCGTCGTCGTCTATGGCAAGTAATGTCgcagtaaaaaattataaaggcAAGGATGTGTCGTGTGTGGAGATTCTGCAATCGAAGATACCTTTGATAAGGAGCATATTGGATGTATTTGGAGGAAGCGGTTACGTGCAGCGCAAGAAACGTGAGTCTGTTGTGACTGAGCCCAATCATGCAACGCTTTTGCCTCCAAAAGCTTCTATTGTGTATTTGCTTCTCACGGATGGGTCATGCGTTCAAAGCCTTCAG GTTGTTGTGGATTCGTCTCTAGCAAGCCCAAGCAGGGTTATGGCTACTGGGACTTGTCTATTAGTGGAAGGTCAGCTAGAACGTACATCAGAAGGGAAGCATGATATTGAGCTTAAAGCtgaaaaaattcttcatattGGAACAGTTGATTTTGACAAGTACCCATTATCAAAGAAACGAATTCCACTAGACACATTGAGAGATTACTCCCACTTTCGCCCTCGAACTACCACG GTGGCAACTTTGATGCGGATTCGTAGTGCTCTCTCTTTTGCAACCCACACGTTTTTCAAGAAACATGAATTTATTGATGTGCAAGTACCCACTATAACGACCACAGACTCAGAAGGATTCAGCAACATGTTTAAGGTTACCACCTTGGATCAGAATCAGAAAgcagagaagaaggagaaactgGAGACTATTTACGAGAATGAAGGTGTTAGCCTTGAACATGTGAAGGCAGCTGTGAAAGAGAAAAGCAACATAGTTGCGCATTTGCAGAGAACTGAGAGCAATAGAGAAGCACTGGCTGCTGCAGTTCAGGATCTGAAGAAAACAAATGACCTGGCATCACAATTGGAAgcaagagaaaagagaaagttaGGAACATCTTTTAAGGATGATAAAGTAGACTCTTCAAATGATTTTTTCCCTTTCCAAACTTATTTGACTGTCTCTGGTCGCTTGCATCTGGAGAGTTATGCATGTGCTCTTGGAAATGTCTACTCTTTTGGACCTAGATTTCTAGTAGATAGAACAGATTCTGCTAAACTTGCTGCAGAAATGTGGATGGTTGAGGTGGAAATGGCTTTTTCTGAGTTAAAG GATTCCATGAACTGTGCTAGTGACTTTTTCAAGTACCTCTGCAACTGGGTTCTTGAAAATTGCTCTCAGGAAATGGAGTTTGTTCGTAAAAGAATTGACACCACCTGTTCCAATCGTCTTAAGCAGATTATAACAGGTTCTCCTAAAAAGTTGACCTACCATGAAGCTATAGAAGCTCTTAGAAAG actgaagataagaaatatGAAACAAACTTTGAGTCTGGTTTTGTACTCACTTCAGAGCATATAAG CTCTCTCGCTGAAGACATCTTCAAGAATCCGATTATAATATACAATTATCCAAAAGAAGCTAAGCCATTTTACGTTCGCCAGAATGATGATGGAACTGTTGCTGCATTTGACTTGATTGTCCCAAAG CTTGGAACAGTAATTTCTGGTAGCCAAAACGAGGAACGTCTTAACATGATAAGCTCCAG GATTGATGAATTAGGTTTGGAAAGAGAGAAGTATGAATGGTACTTAGACCTTCGTAGGAATGGAACAGTGATTAACTCTGGGTTCACCCTAAGGTTTGATCTTATGGTTCTCTTTGCAACTGGCCTTGCTAATGTCAGGGATGTTATCCCTTTTCCAAGAAGCTATGGCAAAGCCAACAACTGA
- the LOC108318694 gene encoding asparagine--tRNA ligase, cytoplasmic 2 isoform X1, with protein sequence MPTTTNQQTSPAPLHLESSHDVPPLQYSNRVQIKTLLDRSNSVVGQRVTVGGWIKSAKEVEKAVVSSSSSSMASNVAVKNYKGKDVSCVEILQSKIPLIRSILDVFGGSGYVQRKKRESVVTEPNHATLLPPKASIVYLLLTDGSCVQSLQVVVDSSLASPSRVMATGTCLLVEGQLERTSEGKHDIELKAEKILHIGTVDFDKYPLSKKRIPLDTLRDYSHFRPRTTTVATLMRIRSALSFATHTFFKKHEFIDVQVPTITTTDSEGFSNMFKVTTLDQNQKAEKKEKLETIYENEGVSLEHVKAAVKEKSNIVAHLQRTESNREALAAAVQDLKKTNDLASQLEAREKRKLGTSFKDDKVDSSNDFFPFQTYLTVSGRLHLESYACALGNVYSFGPRFLVDRTDSAKLAAEMWMVEVEMAFSELKDSMNCASDFFKYLCNWVLENCSQEMEFVRKRIDTTCSNRLKQIITGSPKKLTYHEAIEALRKSSSQTEDKKYETNFESGFVLTSEHISSLAEDIFKNPIIIYNYPKEAKPFYVRQNDDGTVAAFDLIVPKLGTVISGSQNEERLNMISSRIDELGLEREKYEWYLDLRRNGTVINSGFTLRFDLMVLFATGLANVRDVIPFPRSYGKANN encoded by the exons AtgccaacaacaacaaaccaaCAAACTTCTCCAGCTCCTCTTCATCTCGAATCGTCGCATGATGTCCCACCGTTACAATATTCGAATCGTGTCCAAATCAAGACTTTGCTGGATCGATCAAATAGTGTGGTGGGACAACGGGTAACTGTTGGTGGATGGATAAAATCTGCCAAGGAAGTTGAGAAAGCGGTTGTGTCATCTTCGTCGTCGTCTATGGCAAGTAATGTCgcagtaaaaaattataaaggcAAGGATGTGTCGTGTGTGGAGATTCTGCAATCGAAGATACCTTTGATAAGGAGCATATTGGATGTATTTGGAGGAAGCGGTTACGTGCAGCGCAAGAAACGTGAGTCTGTTGTGACTGAGCCCAATCATGCAACGCTTTTGCCTCCAAAAGCTTCTATTGTGTATTTGCTTCTCACGGATGGGTCATGCGTTCAAAGCCTTCAG GTTGTTGTGGATTCGTCTCTAGCAAGCCCAAGCAGGGTTATGGCTACTGGGACTTGTCTATTAGTGGAAGGTCAGCTAGAACGTACATCAGAAGGGAAGCATGATATTGAGCTTAAAGCtgaaaaaattcttcatattGGAACAGTTGATTTTGACAAGTACCCATTATCAAAGAAACGAATTCCACTAGACACATTGAGAGATTACTCCCACTTTCGCCCTCGAACTACCACG GTGGCAACTTTGATGCGGATTCGTAGTGCTCTCTCTTTTGCAACCCACACGTTTTTCAAGAAACATGAATTTATTGATGTGCAAGTACCCACTATAACGACCACAGACTCAGAAGGATTCAGCAACATGTTTAAGGTTACCACCTTGGATCAGAATCAGAAAgcagagaagaaggagaaactgGAGACTATTTACGAGAATGAAGGTGTTAGCCTTGAACATGTGAAGGCAGCTGTGAAAGAGAAAAGCAACATAGTTGCGCATTTGCAGAGAACTGAGAGCAATAGAGAAGCACTGGCTGCTGCAGTTCAGGATCTGAAGAAAACAAATGACCTGGCATCACAATTGGAAgcaagagaaaagagaaagttaGGAACATCTTTTAAGGATGATAAAGTAGACTCTTCAAATGATTTTTTCCCTTTCCAAACTTATTTGACTGTCTCTGGTCGCTTGCATCTGGAGAGTTATGCATGTGCTCTTGGAAATGTCTACTCTTTTGGACCTAGATTTCTAGTAGATAGAACAGATTCTGCTAAACTTGCTGCAGAAATGTGGATGGTTGAGGTGGAAATGGCTTTTTCTGAGTTAAAG GATTCCATGAACTGTGCTAGTGACTTTTTCAAGTACCTCTGCAACTGGGTTCTTGAAAATTGCTCTCAGGAAATGGAGTTTGTTCGTAAAAGAATTGACACCACCTGTTCCAATCGTCTTAAGCAGATTATAACAGGTTCTCCTAAAAAGTTGACCTACCATGAAGCTATAGAAGCTCTTAGAAAG TCATCTTCTCAGactgaagataagaaatatGAAACAAACTTTGAGTCTGGTTTTGTACTCACTTCAGAGCATATAAG CTCTCTCGCTGAAGACATCTTCAAGAATCCGATTATAATATACAATTATCCAAAAGAAGCTAAGCCATTTTACGTTCGCCAGAATGATGATGGAACTGTTGCTGCATTTGACTTGATTGTCCCAAAG CTTGGAACAGTAATTTCTGGTAGCCAAAACGAGGAACGTCTTAACATGATAAGCTCCAG GATTGATGAATTAGGTTTGGAAAGAGAGAAGTATGAATGGTACTTAGACCTTCGTAGGAATGGAACAGTGATTAACTCTGGGTTCACCCTAAGGTTTGATCTTATGGTTCTCTTTGCAACTGGCCTTGCTAATGTCAGGGATGTTATCCCTTTTCCAAGAAGCTATGGCAAAGCCAACAACTGA